The following coding sequences are from one Thermocrinis jamiesonii window:
- a CDS encoding cytochrome c biogenesis CcdA family protein, which produces MLEVSFIIAFTAGLLSFLSPCVLPIIPGYLSYISGIGRADGSSKGFNLNILLASVLFVFGFSLVFSLLGAGTTTVGQLLRDYQEVISKVGGGLIVFFGLHFAGVFLRENFLKEILGVSALLVSLHLFGVISQKLLFDLLGIIFIVLFLYSFGFHEKLYRQMRIEMKSNVSLFGAFVVGMLFAFGWSPCIGPVLGSILLYASQQETALQGAILLFFYSMGLGIPFIVAGGLLSAFLSFVKSFSKFFGVVEFIGGLVLVALGVLLTTGRLSMLANLSF; this is translated from the coding sequence ATGCTTGAAGTATCTTTTATTATAGCCTTTACTGCAGGTTTGCTGTCCTTTTTGTCTCCCTGTGTTCTTCCAATCATTCCGGGTTATCTGTCTTACATTTCTGGTATAGGTCGGGCTGATGGGAGTTCAAAAGGTTTTAATCTAAACATCTTACTTGCATCAGTGCTTTTTGTTTTTGGCTTTTCCTTGGTTTTTTCCCTATTGGGTGCAGGAACAACCACTGTGGGACAACTACTAAGAGATTATCAAGAAGTCATCTCAAAGGTGGGTGGAGGTCTGATAGTTTTCTTTGGTCTTCACTTTGCTGGAGTCTTTCTAAGGGAGAATTTCCTTAAAGAAATTCTGGGTGTTTCTGCTTTGCTAGTTTCTCTGCATCTTTTTGGGGTCATAAGTCAAAAATTGCTCTTTGACCTTTTGGGGATCATTTTCATAGTGCTTTTCTTATACTCCTTTGGCTTTCATGAAAAACTTTACAGGCAAATGAGGATAGAAATGAAAAGTAATGTATCTTTGTTTGGTGCTTTCGTTGTTGGAATGCTCTTTGCCTTTGGTTGGTCTCCCTGCATAGGTCCTGTGCTTGGAAGCATTCTTCTTTATGCATCCCAACAGGAGACTGCACTGCAAGGTGCTATACTGCTTTTCTTTTACTCCATGGGTCTTGGCATTCCTTTTATTGTTGCGGGCGGACTGCTGTCTGCCTTTTTGAGCTTTGTCAAAAGCTTTAGCAAGTTCTTTGGGGTGGTAGAGTTCATAGGGGGGTTGGTGCTTGTAGCCTTAGGAGTCTTGCTAACAACTGGACGCCTTTCTATGCTGGCAAATTTAAGTTTTTAA
- the coaBC gene encoding bifunctional phosphopantothenoylcysteine decarboxylase/phosphopantothenate--cysteine ligase CoaBC: MAKILLGVSSSIAIHKACELVRQLKHRGHQVRVVLTPKAEEFISKLTFYALSGNKAYSDWEDDPFLHINLPRWSDLFLIAPCSANTLSKIALGLADNLLTNCALAHSGPLMLAPACNVEMWNSPAIQENVKKLKDRGVVIIEPEEGVLACEEEGKGKLASLERILDWVEWGLREKPLYGKRVLITVGATREFIDSIRFISNLSSGKTGFAIARVLRWYGAEVELISAYTEEKPPPEVKLVKVVSAEDMLREVMKRIGEIDLLVMSSAVADYRPLKKLEGKIKKSEELTLKLVKNPDILEEVSKVKPSSLRVLGFALEERHVLLQNAKEKLIRKGLDLIVANPVGIMGQESHEGYLIFKDGQTIPFSFENKLSFAEFLVPHILKLFC, encoded by the coding sequence GTGGCAAAAATACTTTTAGGAGTCTCTTCCTCCATTGCAATACACAAAGCTTGTGAGCTGGTAAGACAGTTAAAACACAGAGGACACCAGGTAAGGGTAGTGCTAACTCCAAAGGCAGAAGAGTTTATAAGCAAGCTAACATTTTACGCTTTGAGCGGAAACAAAGCATACTCTGATTGGGAAGATGATCCTTTTTTGCATATAAACCTACCAAGGTGGTCTGATCTCTTTCTAATAGCTCCCTGCAGTGCAAACACACTCTCAAAAATAGCTTTGGGGCTTGCTGATAACCTGCTGACCAACTGCGCTCTGGCTCACAGCGGACCTTTGATGCTCGCACCTGCGTGTAATGTGGAGATGTGGAATAGTCCTGCAATTCAAGAAAACGTCAAAAAGCTAAAAGACAGGGGAGTAGTAATAATAGAGCCGGAGGAAGGAGTTTTGGCTTGTGAAGAAGAAGGCAAAGGTAAATTGGCAAGCTTGGAAAGAATTTTAGATTGGGTAGAGTGGGGACTGAGGGAAAAGCCCCTTTACGGTAAAAGGGTTTTAATAACTGTGGGTGCTACCAGGGAGTTCATAGACAGTATAAGGTTCATATCCAACCTTTCAAGCGGAAAAACGGGCTTTGCCATAGCAAGAGTTTTACGCTGGTATGGTGCGGAGGTTGAACTAATAAGTGCTTATACAGAGGAAAAACCCCCACCGGAAGTTAAACTGGTAAAAGTTGTATCTGCAGAAGATATGTTAAGGGAAGTGATGAAAAGAATCGGAGAGATTGATCTTTTGGTGATGAGCTCGGCAGTGGCTGACTACAGGCCCTTAAAGAAGTTAGAAGGTAAGATAAAAAAATCGGAGGAACTGACCCTTAAACTTGTGAAAAATCCTGACATTCTTGAAGAAGTGTCAAAGGTAAAACCGAGCAGTCTAAGGGTTTTAGGCTTTGCCCTTGAAGAAAGGCATGTTCTTTTGCAAAACGCAAAGGAAAAGCTAATAAGAAAAGGGTTAGACCTTATAGTAGCCAATCCTGTGGGGATAATGGGTCAAGAGTCACACGAAGGTTATTTGATCTTTAAGGACGGACAAACCATTCCCTTTTCTTTTGAAAACAAGCTGAGCTTTGCAGAGTTCTTGGTCCCCCATATTCTGAAGCTTTTCTGTTAA
- the yaaA gene encoding peroxide stress protein YaaA produces MLFLLGSSKRQSRIRLKESISAGVEVYPFQELTAKRVELINCFGISMEDLLPAWRRYKNNFWDSLEFWVLPPAVQNFISDHSLVLSPILGLISINSPLPYAPLSWDDECNGKSLKDWWKEDLRRISKDLFKGKTVISLLGSKEEKILSFESVSKLVRFEFYKKGQKVKNPQRHRAYALRYIAEKRLPLEDFHKINFYDYQVKEIKEEEKTIRIIFEGAGAYI; encoded by the coding sequence ATGCTGTTTCTTCTTGGCTCCTCGAAGCGACAATCAAGAATAAGGCTAAAGGAAAGCATAAGTGCGGGAGTAGAGGTATATCCATTTCAAGAGCTGACTGCAAAAAGGGTTGAGCTGATAAATTGCTTTGGGATCAGTATGGAAGACCTTTTGCCTGCGTGGAGAAGGTATAAAAACAACTTCTGGGACAGCTTGGAGTTTTGGGTTCTTCCCCCTGCAGTTCAAAACTTTATATCGGACCATTCGTTGGTCTTATCCCCAATCCTTGGTTTGATAAGCATAAACTCTCCACTGCCTTACGCTCCCTTATCTTGGGACGATGAGTGCAACGGAAAAAGTCTAAAGGACTGGTGGAAAGAAGATTTAAGAAGAATCTCCAAGGACCTTTTCAAAGGGAAAACTGTAATATCCTTGCTTGGAAGTAAAGAAGAAAAAATTTTAAGCTTTGAGAGTGTTTCTAAGCTGGTTAGGTTTGAGTTCTACAAAAAGGGCCAAAAGGTAAAAAATCCACAAAGGCACAGGGCTTACGCCTTAAGGTATATAGCAGAAAAGAGACTACCCTTAGAAGATTTTCACAAAATCAACTTTTACGATTACCAGGTAAAAGAAATAAAAGAAGAAGAGAAGACAATACGCATCATTTTTGAAGGTGCCGGAGCTTACATCTGA
- a CDS encoding glycosyltransferase family 2 protein, which yields MLSIVIPAYNEEENIPILYEKLKKVLDSLGEDYEVIFVDDGSTDSTFDILRELATKDKRIKVLRFKRNYGQTAALSAGFEHAKGEVIITLDADLQNDPEDIPTLLEKLKEGYHIVSGWRKDRKDPFLSRKLPSMIANWLISKITGVHLHDYGCTLKAYKAEVVKDLELFGDMHRFLPALTKRKGAKITEVPVKHHPRIYGKSKYGIGRTVRVLLDIMLVKFLNEYINKPLYMFGSIGFFLLSAGLFALLYLLFLKIFLDEPIGGRPLLILSVLSILAGVQLISTGLIAELLIRIYYQTKDTKPYVIQDKINVD from the coding sequence ATGCTCTCTATTGTCATACCAGCTTACAACGAAGAAGAAAACATCCCTATTCTCTACGAAAAGCTAAAGAAAGTGTTGGACAGTTTAGGAGAAGATTACGAAGTTATCTTTGTGGATGACGGCTCTACAGATTCTACCTTTGATATACTAAGGGAGCTGGCAACGAAAGACAAAAGGATTAAGGTTTTGAGGTTTAAAAGAAACTACGGACAAACTGCTGCCCTGTCTGCAGGTTTTGAACACGCAAAAGGTGAGGTCATCATAACCTTAGATGCGGACCTTCAGAACGACCCAGAAGACATACCAACCCTTTTGGAAAAGCTGAAAGAAGGCTATCACATAGTTAGCGGTTGGAGAAAGGACAGAAAGGACCCCTTCCTTTCAAGAAAACTGCCCTCTATGATAGCCAACTGGCTCATATCTAAAATTACAGGTGTGCATCTTCACGATTATGGATGCACCCTCAAAGCTTATAAGGCTGAAGTGGTAAAGGACCTTGAGCTTTTTGGAGACATGCACAGGTTTTTACCCGCCCTTACAAAAAGAAAGGGAGCAAAGATAACAGAAGTTCCAGTAAAACATCACCCAAGGATCTACGGAAAGTCCAAGTATGGTATAGGCCGAACAGTTAGAGTGCTTTTGGACATTATGCTTGTAAAGTTTCTCAACGAATACATAAACAAACCTCTTTATATGTTTGGTAGTATAGGCTTTTTTCTGCTCAGCGCAGGTCTTTTTGCACTGCTTTACCTTCTCTTCTTAAAGATCTTTCTGGATGAACCCATTGGTGGAAGACCTTTGCTTATATTAAGCGTTCTTTCCATACTGGCTGGTGTTCAACTTATATCCACAGGTTTAATAGCAGAGCTTTTAATTAGAATATACTATCAGACTAAAGATACGAAGCCTTACGTGATTCAGGATAAGATAAATGTAGATTAA
- the mtnP gene encoding S-methyl-5'-thioadenosine phosphorylase, which produces MLAVIGGSGLYRIDQLEEVQEVRITTPFGEPSSPILIGKLRGKRVAFLARHGLNHQYSPSFVPYRANLWALKEIGANRVLSISAVGAINERFRPGDFVIIDDFLDFTKGREDTFYQGAYSLDVPGDDKPAELLKNKKVVHVDMSEAYCPQMRRCLMDVLEELKLSYHPSGVYACTEGPRFETPAEIRAIKILGGDVVGMTGYPEVALARELAMCYASLCVVANPAAGIAKYRLTSDEVISLMKSKEEEIKLILKLFVERLEDQRTCNCHRALEGAEV; this is translated from the coding sequence ATGCTTGCGGTCATAGGAGGGAGTGGGCTTTACAGGATTGACCAACTGGAAGAGGTGCAGGAGGTTAGAATAACCACTCCTTTTGGTGAGCCATCCTCTCCTATTCTGATAGGAAAGCTAAGGGGTAAAAGGGTTGCCTTTTTGGCAAGACACGGACTAAATCATCAGTATAGTCCTTCTTTTGTTCCCTACAGGGCAAATCTTTGGGCTTTGAAAGAAATAGGAGCAAATAGAGTTCTGTCTATTTCTGCAGTAGGAGCCATAAACGAAAGGTTTAGACCGGGAGATTTTGTTATCATAGATGACTTTTTAGACTTTACGAAGGGCAGAGAAGATACTTTTTACCAAGGAGCGTATTCTTTGGATGTGCCTGGAGATGACAAACCAGCTGAGCTTTTGAAAAATAAGAAGGTGGTCCATGTGGATATGTCAGAGGCATACTGTCCTCAGATGAGAAGGTGTTTGATGGATGTTTTGGAAGAGCTAAAGCTGAGCTATCATCCTTCGGGTGTTTATGCTTGCACAGAAGGTCCAAGGTTTGAGACTCCCGCAGAAATAAGAGCTATAAAGATTTTAGGTGGGGATGTGGTAGGTATGACGGGCTATCCGGAAGTAGCCTTAGCAAGAGAGCTTGCAATGTGTTATGCCAGTCTGTGTGTGGTAGCAAACCCAGCGGCAGGAATTGCCAAATACAGATTAACCAGCGACGAGGTAATATCTTTAATGAAAAGCAAGGAAGAGGAAATAAAACTTATACTTAAGCTTTTTGTGGAAAGGCTTGAAGATCAAAGGACTTGCAATTGTCACAGAGCTTTGGAAGGAGCGGAAGTTTAA
- a CDS encoding DUF420 domain-containing protein, translating to MIYSLINYLSLITIGISGLSILSGLIFIKLKKRDIHKFFMINASIFALVFVLLYVIKTLLYPPQPYTGPYKGLFLFILWTHTILAIINFPLAVITLRYAFKGLFDKHKKIAPVTAFVWLYVAITGWMIYYFMQWLNK from the coding sequence ATGATATACTCGCTTATAAATTATCTTAGTCTTATAACCATAGGCATAAGCGGATTGTCAATCTTAAGTGGGCTTATATTCATAAAGCTTAAGAAAAGGGACATTCACAAGTTCTTTATGATAAACGCCTCAATCTTTGCTCTTGTTTTTGTATTACTTTATGTGATAAAGACCCTTTTGTATCCACCTCAGCCTTACACTGGTCCATACAAGGGATTATTTTTATTCATACTTTGGACACACACGATCTTAGCTATTATCAACTTTCCTCTTGCTGTGATAACTCTCAGGTATGCCTTTAAAGGACTCTTTGACAAGCACAAAAAGATTGCCCCAGTAACTGCTTTTGTGTGGCTTTACGTTGCCATTACAGGATGGATGATATACTACTTTATGCAGTGGTTAAACAAATAA